Proteins encoded in a region of the Quercus lobata isolate SW786 chromosome 8, ValleyOak3.0 Primary Assembly, whole genome shotgun sequence genome:
- the LOC115956247 gene encoding uncharacterized protein At2g29880-like has translation MDDAEDKKWPEAVERHFIDILLEEDVKGNMPQGQFKSGTWTTVVNEFNKRASKSYTKAQLTQKYQRLKQRHHTFSQLIIRTGMGWDPISNTVTASDDAWAAAFAVNHRFKEFKRKGMRHYELLGTLFNSNTAAGFLQMSSAQPAPISDEERELDVAFLSEGVHVNVSIDGLDDVEELPTPSEAQSRRQAEKRPAELSHSSGKRKKGHSLESMTEAIWGFTDMRNRRGKKSIDIGDSAVGAANESVTAVVTLLNQHTDVYHVTYCKVVQELHNAKSRAAFFAMTVDRRRARIEFIGGGLQYERATSVIIDPGLYSLHKSGAFWVSEQRSVPSAYTVKEEVRCDSVMADTDSDRDSGMAESDSDEYDSEVELEIATAYV, from the exons ATGGATGATGCCGAGGATAAGAAGTGGCCTGAAGCAGTTGAGAGACATTTTATTGATATCTTGTTAGAAGAGGATGTTAAAGGGAATATGCCCCAAGGCCAGTTCAAGTCTGGAACTTGGACAACAGTTGTCAATGAGTTTAACAAGCGTGCGTCTAAAAGTTACACCAAGGCACAACTTACACAAAAATATCAACGACTGAAACAGAGACACCACACATTCTCCCAGCTCATCATACGTACAGGAATGGGATGGGACCCCATTTCAAATACGGTGACGGCCAGTGACGATGCTTGGGCTGCTGCATTTGCG GTCAATCATAGATTCAAGGAGTTCAAGAGAAAGGGGATGAGACACTATGAGCTGTTGGGCACTCTTTTCAATTCAAACACAGCCGCGGGTTTCCTCCAAATGTCATCTGCCCAACCAGCTCCCATTagtgatgaagagagagaaCTTGATGTAGCCTTTCTATCTGAGGGGGTACATGTCAATGTCAGCATCGATGGTTTGGATGACGTGGAGGAGCTGCCCACACCGAGTGAAGCCCAAAGCCGGAGGCAAGCTGAAAAGCGGCCAGCTGAACTGTCTCATTCAAgtggaaaaaggaagaaagggcaCTCCCTTGAATCCATGACTGAGGCAATATGGGGTTTTACTGACATGAGGAACCGTCGGGGGAAAAAGTCCATCGACATTGGAGACTCTGCTGTAGGGGCTGCCAATGAGTCAGTTACAGCAGTTGTAACTCTTCTGAACCAGCACACCGATGTCTATCATGTCACGTATTGCAAGGTCGTGCAGGAGCTTCATAACGCCAAGAGTAGAGCCGCTTTTTTTGCCATGACGGTTGATAGAAGAAGGGCCAGGATTGAGTTTATTGGGGGTGGATTGCa GTATGAGAGAGCCACGTCTGTTATAATTGATCCAGGTCTATATAGCTTGCATAAATCAGGTGCATTTTGGGTCTCAGAGCAAAGGAGTGTACCATCTGCATATACG GTTAAGGAGGAAGTCAG GTGTGATTCAGTTATGGCCGACACCGATTCAGATCGTGATTCAGGCATGGCTGAGTCCGATTCAGATGAGTACGATAGTGAGGTGGAGCTCGAGATTGCCACAGCCTACGTTTAG
- the LOC115957254 gene encoding EH domain-containing protein 1 isoform X1, which produces MEIASIPITTCSKEHQQIYQEWFNYADADTDGRITSNDATKFFAMSNLSRQDLKQVWAITDSKRQGYLGFKEFIAAMQLVSLAQAGHAVTHDLLNSDVDLSSLKPPVMEGLDALIAKKKRKEKTSELESNGSLHGPSPSANWFSSKSAKNVPLSSVTSIVDGLKRLYLQKLKPLEVTYRFNDFVSPLLANSDFDAKPMVMLLGQYSTGKTTFIKHLLKSGYPGAHIGPEPTTDRFVVVMSGPDERSIPGNTIAVQADMPFSGLTTFGTAFLSKFECSQMPHPLLEHITFVDTPGVLSGEKQRTQRAYDFTGVTSWFAAKCDLILLLFDPHKLDVSDEFKRVISSLRGHDDKIRVVLNKADQIDTQQLMRVYGALMWSLGKVINTPEVMRVYIGSFNDKPVNESATGPIGKELFEKEQEDLLSDLKDIPKKACDRRINEFVKRARAAKIHAYIISHLKKEMPAMIGKAKTQQRLIDNLLDEFGKVQREFHLPPGDFPNVEHFKEILSGYNIDKFEKLKPKMIQAVDDMLGYDIPDLLKNFRNPYD; this is translated from the exons ATGGAGATCGCTTCGATTCCAATCACTACGTGTTCCAAAGAGCACCAGCAGATCTATCAGGAATGGTTCAATTACGCTGATGCAG ATACCGATGGCCGCATTACTAGTAATGATGCCACCAAGTTCTTCGCCATGTCGAATCTGTCCAGGCAAGATCTCAAGCAG gTGTGGGCAATCACAGATTCGAAGCGACAGGGATACCTTGGTTTCAAGGAGTTTATCGCTGCTATGCAG CTAGTGTCTCTGGCACAAGCTGGTCATGCAGTAACACATGATCTCCTGAATAGTGACG TTGACTTGAGCAGTTTGAAACCTCCTGTAATGGAGGGTTTGGATGCACTAATAGCA AAGAAAAAGCGCAAGGAAAAGACTAGTGAACTCGAATCAAATG GTAGTTTGCATGGGCCATCACCTTCAGCTAATTGGTTTTCATCAAAATCAGCAAAAAAT GTACCACTTTCCTCGGTTACATCAATCGTTGATGGATTGAAGAGACTGTACCTTCAGAAGCTGAAACCACTAGAAGTTACATATCGTTTTAATGACTTTGTATCCCCATTGCTG GCTAATagtgattttgatgcaaaaccAATGGTTATGCTTTTGGGTCAATATTCCACTGGGAAAACAACATTCATTAAGCATCTGCTCAAGAGTGGTTATCCAG GAGCCCACATTGGACCGGAGCCTACAACTGACAGATTTGTTGTTGTCATG TCTGGTCCTGATGAAAGAAGTATTCCTGGGAACACCATAGCTGTTCAAGCTGACATGCCGTTCAGTGGTCTGACAACATTTGGAACTgcttttttgtcaaaatttgagtGTTCTCAAATGCCACATCCT CTGCTGGAGCACATCACTTTTGTGGATACTCCTGGTGTTCTGTCTGGAGAGAAGCAACGAACGCAAAGAGCGTATGATTTTACAGGCGTAACATCATGGTTTGCTGCAAAGTGTGACCTCATTCTACTTTTGTTCGATCCTCACAAGCTTGATGTCAGTGATGAATTCAAGAGAGTGATATCATCTTTACGTGGTCATGATGACAAGATTAGAGTGGTTCTAAACAAGGCAGATCAAATTGATACCCAACAA CTGATGCGTGTTTATGGAGCATTAATGTGGTCTCTTGGGAAAGTTATAAACACTCCTGAGGTTATGCGTGTTTATATTGG ATCATTCAATGACAAACCTGTAAATGAATCTGCTACTGGTCCAATTGGTAaagaactttttgaaaaagaacAGGAGGACCTTCTTTCTGACCTAAAAGATATTCCAAAGAAAGCCTGTGATCGTAGG ATTAATGAATTTGTGAAACGTGCCCGAGCTGCAAAGATACATGCTTACATTATTAGTCATCTTAAAAAGGAGATGCCAGCTATGATTGGAAAAGCTAAAACTCAGCAGAGACTCATTGATAATTTGTTAGATGAATTTGGAAAG GTTCAAAGGGAGTTCCATTTACCTCCGGGAGATTTCCCAAATGTTGAGCACTTCAAGGAGATCTTGAGTGGCTACAATATTGATAAGTTTGAGAAGTTAAAGCCGAAAATGATACAAGCTGTGGATGACATGCTAGGTTATGATATCCCAGACCTATTGAAGAATTTTAGAAATCCGTACGATTAA
- the LOC115957254 gene encoding EH domain-containing protein 1 isoform X2 gives MEGLDALIAKKKRKEKTSELESNGSLHGPSPSANWFSSKSAKNVPLSSVTSIVDGLKRLYLQKLKPLEVTYRFNDFVSPLLANSDFDAKPMVMLLGQYSTGKTTFIKHLLKSGYPGAHIGPEPTTDRFVVVMSGPDERSIPGNTIAVQADMPFSGLTTFGTAFLSKFECSQMPHPLLEHITFVDTPGVLSGEKQRTQRAYDFTGVTSWFAAKCDLILLLFDPHKLDVSDEFKRVISSLRGHDDKIRVVLNKADQIDTQQLMRVYGALMWSLGKVINTPEVMRVYIGSFNDKPVNESATGPIGKELFEKEQEDLLSDLKDIPKKACDRRINEFVKRARAAKIHAYIISHLKKEMPAMIGKAKTQQRLIDNLLDEFGKVQREFHLPPGDFPNVEHFKEILSGYNIDKFEKLKPKMIQAVDDMLGYDIPDLLKNFRNPYD, from the exons ATGGAGGGTTTGGATGCACTAATAGCA AAGAAAAAGCGCAAGGAAAAGACTAGTGAACTCGAATCAAATG GTAGTTTGCATGGGCCATCACCTTCAGCTAATTGGTTTTCATCAAAATCAGCAAAAAAT GTACCACTTTCCTCGGTTACATCAATCGTTGATGGATTGAAGAGACTGTACCTTCAGAAGCTGAAACCACTAGAAGTTACATATCGTTTTAATGACTTTGTATCCCCATTGCTG GCTAATagtgattttgatgcaaaaccAATGGTTATGCTTTTGGGTCAATATTCCACTGGGAAAACAACATTCATTAAGCATCTGCTCAAGAGTGGTTATCCAG GAGCCCACATTGGACCGGAGCCTACAACTGACAGATTTGTTGTTGTCATG TCTGGTCCTGATGAAAGAAGTATTCCTGGGAACACCATAGCTGTTCAAGCTGACATGCCGTTCAGTGGTCTGACAACATTTGGAACTgcttttttgtcaaaatttgagtGTTCTCAAATGCCACATCCT CTGCTGGAGCACATCACTTTTGTGGATACTCCTGGTGTTCTGTCTGGAGAGAAGCAACGAACGCAAAGAGCGTATGATTTTACAGGCGTAACATCATGGTTTGCTGCAAAGTGTGACCTCATTCTACTTTTGTTCGATCCTCACAAGCTTGATGTCAGTGATGAATTCAAGAGAGTGATATCATCTTTACGTGGTCATGATGACAAGATTAGAGTGGTTCTAAACAAGGCAGATCAAATTGATACCCAACAA CTGATGCGTGTTTATGGAGCATTAATGTGGTCTCTTGGGAAAGTTATAAACACTCCTGAGGTTATGCGTGTTTATATTGG ATCATTCAATGACAAACCTGTAAATGAATCTGCTACTGGTCCAATTGGTAaagaactttttgaaaaagaacAGGAGGACCTTCTTTCTGACCTAAAAGATATTCCAAAGAAAGCCTGTGATCGTAGG ATTAATGAATTTGTGAAACGTGCCCGAGCTGCAAAGATACATGCTTACATTATTAGTCATCTTAAAAAGGAGATGCCAGCTATGATTGGAAAAGCTAAAACTCAGCAGAGACTCATTGATAATTTGTTAGATGAATTTGGAAAG GTTCAAAGGGAGTTCCATTTACCTCCGGGAGATTTCCCAAATGTTGAGCACTTCAAGGAGATCTTGAGTGGCTACAATATTGATAAGTTTGAGAAGTTAAAGCCGAAAATGATACAAGCTGTGGATGACATGCTAGGTTATGATATCCCAGACCTATTGAAGAATTTTAGAAATCCGTACGATTAA